One region of Deltaproteobacteria bacterium genomic DNA includes:
- a CDS encoding 4-hydroxy-tetrahydrodipicolinate synthase — MDIKGAMVAIITPFRNGEIDEEIYRKLVRRQIDNSIDVIVPAGTTGEAVTMDISEYRRLVEITVEECSKKNIGVLAGAGTNDTKKVVKLAENAKEAGADAILSVTPYYNKPTQQGLYEHYAYIAREVDIPIVLYNVPGRTSVNILPETVIRLSQIENIIGIKEASGSLRQVSQIIENTPSDFVVISGDDFLTFPMMALGAVGVISVTANVAPKPVSEQVDAILNGDFEKAKELHHYLHPLHEAMFIETNPIPVKTACHLMGLVEEEFKLPLCKMGNASKEKLKAVLQSYNLI, encoded by the coding sequence ATGGACATTAAAGGAGCGATGGTCGCCATTATTACCCCTTTTAGGAATGGCGAGATAGATGAGGAAATATATAGGAAATTAGTAAGAAGACAGATAGACAATAGTATAGATGTTATTGTTCCTGCCGGAACAACGGGCGAAGCCGTAACAATGGATATCTCAGAGTACAGGAGGCTGGTTGAAATTACAGTGGAAGAATGCAGTAAAAAAAATATAGGGGTTTTAGCCGGCGCAGGAACAAATGATACTAAAAAGGTAGTAAAATTGGCAGAAAATGCAAAAGAGGCAGGTGCAGATGCTATTCTTTCCGTCACCCCGTATTACAATAAACCCACGCAGCAAGGACTGTATGAACACTATGCATATATTGCAAGAGAAGTGGATATTCCTATTGTTCTATACAATGTTCCTGGAAGAACAAGTGTAAACATATTACCCGAAACAGTAATTAGGCTGTCACAAATAGAGAATATCATTGGAATAAAAGAAGCAAGCGGAAGTTTGAGGCAGGTGAGCCAGATCATTGAAAATACGCCGTCCGATTTTGTTGTTATCAGCGGAGATGATTTTCTCACCTTTCCTATGATGGCTCTGGGGGCAGTAGGTGTTATTTCTGTAACGGCAAATGTTGCTCCAAAACCTGTTTCAGAACAGGTAGATGCTATTCTTAACGGGGATTTTGAAAAAGCAAAAGAGCTGCACCATTATCTCCATCCTCTGCATGAGGCAATGTTCATTGAAACAAATCCCATTCCTGTAAAAACGGCATGTCATTTGATGGGACTGGTAGAAGAGGAATTTAAACTACCTTTGTGCAAAATGGGGAATGCAAGTAAGGAAAAATTAAAGGCTGTTCTTCAGTCTTATAATCTCATTTAG
- a CDS encoding diaminopimelate epimerase — translation MRQIEFWKMNGSGNDFIIIDNRSKMVEKTIDVSLKQFIVNICRRRLSIGADGVILVENDDELDFAWRFFNNDGSEVEMCGNGSRCAARFAHEKGIAKDKMCFRTQAGPIHAWIVNENRVKVELTKPSSFKKIDINGREGYFINTGVPHVVYLVENVENIDIMKIGRETRYSKMFKQGTNVNFMKIIGEKYIIIRTYERGVEGETLACGTGSVASALIGGALGMLKTPVLVKTRGGEELTVYFQGMEEVMLEGKTNSVCKGVMSDEAWR, via the coding sequence ATGAGACAGATTGAATTCTGGAAGATGAATGGTAGTGGGAATGATTTCATCATCATTGATAACCGTTCAAAGATGGTGGAAAAAACAATTGATGTAAGTTTAAAACAGTTTATTGTAAATATATGCAGGAGAAGATTATCCATTGGTGCAGACGGTGTGATACTCGTAGAAAATGATGATGAATTAGATTTTGCCTGGAGATTCTTTAACAATGATGGCAGTGAGGTGGAAATGTGCGGAAATGGCTCCCGATGTGCCGCCCGTTTTGCCCATGAAAAGGGGATAGCTAAGGATAAGATGTGTTTTCGCACTCAAGCTGGCCCCATTCATGCCTGGATTGTTAATGAAAATAGAGTAAAGGTGGAACTTACCAAACCATCCTCATTTAAGAAAATAGACATAAATGGTAGAGAAGGCTACTTCATAAATACTGGTGTCCCCCATGTAGTTTATCTTGTAGAGAATGTAGAAAATATAGATATAATGAAGATAGGAAGGGAAACCAGATATTCAAAGATGTTTAAACAAGGAACAAATGTGAACTTCATGAAGATTATCGGTGAAAAATACATAATAATAAGAACATATGAACGGGGTGTAGAGGGAGAAACACTGGCTTGCGGAACGGGCTCTGTAGCCAGTGCACTGATAGGGGGTGCTTTAGGTATGTTGAAAACCCCCGTTTTAGTGAAGACAAGAGGGGGAGAAGAACTTACCGTATATTTTCAAGGCATGGAAGAGGTAATGTTGGAGGGGAAAACAAATTCTGTTTGTAAGGGAGTTATGAGTGATGAGGCATGGAGGTGA